Proteins from a genomic interval of Nostoc sp. TCL240-02:
- a CDS encoding IS4 family transposase, with protein sequence MIINSFPKIVKDILRGLPKNDYPVLNSRLFFECWLSYAMDNSLTSMRDLFNRLNNNCFEVDISTFSKANLHRSQKPFQEIHQKLNELVQNKTQKKLHNKYAICPIDSTIITLTSKLLWVLGHHQVKLFSSLNLATGSPSDNFINFGHDHNYKFGSKIMSSLPINAVGVMNRGFAGLKFIQELVQENKYFVLRIKNNWKLEFDSSNELVKVGASDDAQAYRVINFCDLDAKTEFRLVTNLPADGEAAVSDDEIRDIYRLRWGVELLWKFLKMHLKLDKLITKNVNGITIQIYVSLIAYLILQILSIPQQWGHTLLDKFRYLQSCMCQKISYVHWFEEMMSC encoded by the coding sequence GTGATTATAAATTCATTTCCCAAGATTGTCAAAGATATCTTGAGAGGACTGCCAAAAAACGATTATCCAGTATTGAACAGTCGTCTGTTCTTTGAGTGCTGGTTATCTTATGCTATGGATAACAGCTTAACAAGTATGCGAGATTTGTTTAACAGATTAAATAACAATTGTTTTGAGGTAGATATTTCTACTTTCTCTAAGGCAAACTTACATCGAAGCCAAAAACCTTTTCAAGAAATTCACCAAAAATTAAATGAATTAGTGCAGAATAAAACTCAAAAAAAGTTACACAATAAATATGCAATTTGTCCAATAGATTCAACAATTATTACTCTCACAAGTAAATTGTTATGGGTATTAGGACACCATCAAGTAAAACTTTTCAGTTCTCTAAATCTAGCTACTGGAAGTCCATCAGATAACTTCATAAACTTTGGACATGACCATAACTATAAATTTGGTTCTAAAATCATGTCTAGTCTACCAATAAATGCTGTTGGAGTAATGAATAGGGGTTTTGCTGGATTAAAATTTATCCAAGAATTAGTACAAGAAAACAAATATTTTGTTTTGCGGATAAAAAATAATTGGAAATTAGAATTTGATAGCTCAAATGAGTTGGTCAAAGTCGGTGCATCTGATGATGCTCAAGCCTATAGAGTAATTAATTTTTGTGATTTAGACGCGAAAACCGAGTTTCGCTTAGTTACTAATTTACCTGCTGATGGAGAGGCTGCCGTTAGTGATGATGAAATTAGGGATATTTATCGATTACGTTGGGGAGTTGAATTGTTATGGAAGTTTTTAAAGATGCACTTAAAACTTGACAAATTAATTACTAAGAACGTCAATGGTATCACTATACAAATTTACGTTAGTTTAATAGCTTATCTAATTTTACAGATATTATCTATTCCACAACAATGGGGACATACGCTATTAGATAAATTCCGCTATTTACAATCTTGTATGTGTCAGAAAATCAGTTATGTTCATTGGTTTGAGGAGATGATGTCATGTTGA
- a CDS encoding WGR domain-containing protein, with the protein MEIYLVFVDAIQNSNKFWSAIVEDSNLTVQWGRVGYQAQTKVHTLANHQRAVSKFNNLVAEKMMKGYRRSQSQIDSNCEVSEINRAIELLEIIRPYVEQRNFSVAYINALNQYLKIVPTPLGMQIEPYRVYRSVEDVDYQMELLNSLLATPAPIVAVVAVGHAPKAAAEPKVVSLKTISKNFWRHL; encoded by the coding sequence ATGGAAATCTATTTAGTCTTTGTTGACGCAATTCAAAACAGCAATAAGTTCTGGTCGGCCATTGTCGAAGATAGTAACTTAACAGTGCAGTGGGGCAGAGTCGGTTATCAAGCGCAAACCAAAGTCCACACGTTAGCTAATCATCAAAGAGCAGTTAGCAAATTCAACAATTTGGTAGCCGAAAAGATGATGAAAGGCTATAGAAGAAGTCAGTCACAAATCGACAGTAATTGTGAAGTTTCTGAAATCAACAGAGCGATTGAATTACTAGAGATTATTCGTCCTTATGTAGAGCAGAGAAATTTTTCAGTTGCTTATATCAATGCACTAAATCAATATCTAAAGATTGTCCCAACACCTTTGGGTATGCAAATTGAACCATACAGGGTATATCGCTCAGTAGAAGATGTTGATTATCAAATGGAATTACTTAATTCTCTGTTAGCAACACCTGCACCAATTGTTGCTGTGGTAGCTGTTGGTCATGCCCCTAAAGCAGCAGCAGAACCCAAGGTAGTCAGTCTCAAGACTATCAGTAAGAACTTCTGGCGACATTTGTGA